The region AGGGGTCAGAGTATTTTGTTCGCGTCCCTGGCAATAATATTTTGCATATGTTACGTGGccaaaaaagtattttttacTCACAAAATCCACACCTTTTTTCGCCTGGGTCAGATTATCAGCGCCTTCACGCTTGCATTCACATTTATTCCCTGGTTGATTCATCAATTTTCTGATGTTCTTCCAAGATGGCTTAAAATCTTTGTTCTCGTGTTAAGCATCTTCTTTTGGCTTGGATTTCCACCGttgcgaaagaaaacttcCTGTGCAATCGTTTCTTACTTCTATGCATTTGTTATCACATGGCGAGTATACCAGTGTAGGACCTTTTTCTTGCCAGAGTACACAGAGGAGTTGTTCTATGAGCTGCTTCTTATTTCCAGTTTTCTTATCTGGATGAGCCCTTACCTTggaattttcaaatctttatCGACGTTCATCTACTACAAGTAAGTGTAAACCACTAGAATAATGTTGGTTTATATCAAACAGGTTTTAACCctcttaagaaaaaaaatggagttTTCGCTGGTCCTCGCTCATGGTCAGTGTGCGGAGTTTTGTGTAACACAACATAAGGTCTCCCTTAAGTTCGATCGTCAAGTTCCAGTTAAGGTTTATTGAGTCTTCTTGAGATATAGTCTCTACTGGAGACCATGCGAGGACGTTCCCTGTAAACTTATCTAGAAAAGCGTGCTGTCAAGTAGAGGAGAAGTGACATTTCCGGACGTCTACGAGAGCTTCTCTGAATTGCTGTAAAAGAACATCGAACCAAAACGCTGCAACCGCCATTCCATACGTGTAGGCGACTCTTGCTCGTACCCAGATTTCGCTCAAGATACATGTAGGGCCTTCCTTTGTAAAATAATGCTATCTCATGGAATACTGCTTAGAGTTTCACAGCTAAACCACAAGTAGAAGCGACAAAATAgtcagaaaattaaaaattattctttgaaatcgaggtGGATAGTGGCAGAATATTAACCGAGCCATGAAGTGATCTCATAGAAACACTCGATCCCAAcagttgcaaaagaaaactatttaaGGCCCTGGAAAACGAGGACACATTGTTGCGGACACAATGTTGCCCACACAAATGTTTCCCCGCGCGAACAATATTTATTGCAGACACAAATTTTGTGACCGGGGCACTAAAAATGTTTCTGACTTTTTTTCAGAAACTTCCTTTGTCCGCatcaaatgtttcccagtttgcGCAGCATGGAAACACAACATTCATTTGGTGTCCCGCGCGTTTGGGCGCCCAAGAAACATCATGAGCAACAATGAATGTGTCCACAACAAAATTGTTTGGATCATTCTCAATTACTCCGAGATCATAGACAGACAATCAGATCACTTAGTCCTCAGTAACGTGTGATATTATTTTACTTATCTTTTTCAGGTGGAGGCTTCAAAAAGCGTTTTTTACTGAGAAGAGTGTTGGCTCTCATGGTTGCGGAGGAATCAGTTGTAAGGATTTCTTTCCGATATTTTGGTGTTTTCCCTGTTGTCGTACCGAGCACGACCCAAACATCCATCCGCTCAACATGTCAGACCTGCAAGATGTTACACCACAGTACGTCAGTAATGTAGCGGTGGATTACTGGAGATTAAATTCCTCGTCACAAAGTGCTCCTCCCTTCGCAGTGATGTCAATGTCACCACACGAAATTCAGCGCATCGATCAGCCTGGTCACGCAGTGGATTTGTCACTATCACCAGAGGCAAATCAGCGTATCGATCAATCTGGGCACGCAGTGAATTTGGCACTATCATCAGACGAAGATCAGCTCATCGATCAGCCTGGGCACACAGGTAATTTGTCACCATTACCAAACCCAACTTCGCCCATCGATTGTCAGCCTGAGAACAAACTCTATTTGTCCCCGAGCAATGTTAGTCAAGTAGATGCCATGGTAACTTCAACTGCCGTTATGGCGATTAGCCCGGAGCAGGATGAGCCTTATAGAGATCTGCAGATTATGCTAGGACTTATTTTAAGAAAAGGATTCAAGCCTATACCACATCAGGAATCATCATCATGCTGGCAATCTTTGTCTTGGGTAGGTTGGgaagagattttcttcataaaattGTGAGAGCGACATTTCAGAAGCTTGTAGATCACGAACCGAAGGCGAGCGATTTACCAATTTTATCAGCCGTAACTAGTGGCTAGGAATACAACCGACGAAAGATTACGTTTTTAGTTACAAACgtatggccgtgtagcacttgtATTTGGAACGAATTGAATGTAATGTGAAGTgcatagaccatgtgagcgttaacactactgatggaattgggcccacacaagaacagaggaaaactctgtccagggtgggaattgaacccacgaccttcgggtttgatcaccgctgctccaccgactgagctacaaggtcagacgggagcaggtcATAGCGGCTAGGAAATCTGGTTTCCAAGACAATGGCGCGTGATAGCCAGTAACTTAATAATGACTTTAGCGGTTCAATAAACCATGAGGTTCTCGTCCTATCAGACCGAGTGTAGCATAATAACTTATATTAATATacaccacacaagtgaatagtgcttttggtaCGCGCTGATTCTATgatatatactaaaacaattatccGCCTCAGTGTCGGTGAATATTGGTAGGCATTTACCTCGCGGGTcggcaaatatccaccactattcacctccacctcagtgaatTACTATTAATTATGATTCATAAAGAACTCGCACGATATCTCCACGTTTTTCTCTGCTACCTATTTCCTATGAGTGAATTTATTTACGGAAAATCTCTCCATTTCTCTTTCGTAATACTGGAATGTTTAAAACCGAACCGGTTACACTTTTTAAGGGAGCGCATATCAACACGGGTCACAGTTTGATAGCGCGTCCGTACTTTTGCTATGTCACaccagcctcgttttcatAAGACCTAACGGTGGTCATTTGCACTGCCTAACAGATTAGGAAGCCAAAAGAAACTGGCTCGGTTGAGCTTGACATATCAAAGATTCGTGTCGTGTATGTGAGGCCAAAAGTCAGAAGGAGTTTTCTGAGTGATCTATTATCAGCTACTCATAAATAATATGAAAACTAGTTCTCAAAatatcgctttttttcttttacagctGTTGGCATTACTGATCCAGAGTATTGCTGCTTTCCCCGTAATGTTCATTGCTCTCGTCGCTCTTGTGGACTGGGACATTAAGAGTGAAGAATTTTATGTTTGGGTAGTGACTGTtgtgttttctctcttttttcttggtATCGCCGTCATTCCAACGGGGAGCGATCCCGCGCCATGTTATGATCCCTTTGTCAGGTGAGAAAGGACGAGAACATTGCTCtaggtttccatatcgttgcatctgtcgtatctgtcgtgtctgtcgtacgaaaaaaattcataggacagatataactttatggaaacctcccgtacaaatgctcaatacaaaagaaacgacagatacaacttgttgtacgagatagaatgaattctatctgtcctatgaatttttttcgttcgacagacacgacagataccacagatacaacgatatggaaaccagacTTCTGGGTTGCAGTTGCTGTTGTTGCGCGCGCAGCGTTTTGGCCCACAGGCCAAAACCTGAGGAGGTAAATAAGAGGTCCCCGCGTAAAAAGGAAGTAAAAAAATTGGTATTGGTATTGGCTCACCGTGTACGTCATTTAAAAGCACCTTAACTGCTACTTATATCATGTTAGGCGGTGACCGATATACTCAAAACTATTACGCGTAATAAAATTTCGGAACAAcgaatttctttgaatttccaAACTGAAGCTTCTATACCTCATTTCTTTGCGTCATCTACAACTGATCTACCATTTCTAATGTACTCACTTAAAAGAATTTCGTCTTCCCAAGTTTCTGAAGTACGATACTGTGCTCCGAGTCTAATGGCAAAGCGCATGGAAACGTCATGAGTATAGTTTGCATGAATGTTTCCTTTTGATGTcgctgtttttccttttatttcttttctgaaacaGATGGTGCCATGTCCACTTGTACCAGGTTCGATTTTTACGAGAGGTTCTCAAAGTCGAAAATATTGGTCCCAATCCTCCGGCGATATTATCTCTGAGCGATGGAGCTCGCCTGGAGAAGTATGGTTTACTCTATCTGCTAAAGAAACGATTAAAAAAGATCCTCATCGTAGATGGAAGCTTCATTGCACAGGAAGCAGATTATTCTGAGGATATCTTGAAATCGATGAATCAAGCGAGAGAGCTGTTACACTGCGAGTTCTTGAGTTTTGATGGCCGTGATGTGAAGGAGCACTTGCGTAAGGAATATTTAGAAGCTCCAAGGGAACATGGAAAGCGAAGACATTTCCGCTTTTTGGTGCAGTACTTCAATAAAGAGCACGATGGCAGCTACTCCATGGCTAGTGCTGGTGAGGTTATGATAATTGCTCCTCGTCATCCGTCCATGGGTGTGGCGCCTCCAGATGGAATGGGTACAACATGGGCAGATTACGGAGAAAATCTAGACCCAAACGTCTGGGGTCCAGGTCCCTTTCTGAGCGCAGAGGAGGTGGATCGACTCACTTTCTGCTGTTGTGAATGCTGTCATACAAGCTTTGGGTGTGTATCACAGATATCTAAGATGCTCTGTTTGGGTTTCCCGAGCACTTCGACGCTAAATCAGTTTTTTACGCCCTCGCTCTTCACCGCATATCACAGAGAGGGATATCGCGCATGCGCGGAATCAAATGCAGAAGAGTTTCTTTACGTCCACGATCAAGCCGGCGGTCAAGCAAATAACATTGTTTAGTTTCAAACTGTAGCATAGCGTTctcgcaaaaaaaattgtttttctgtcTAAAGAAATACGGTTCGGATTGCCAACTCTTCCGAGATGGAAATTGGCCACTGTATTGATGGTTAGCTTTTCTTATGCGATTGTTCCATAATTCTTTCATCGAAAGTGCCAAAGAATTCCTCCCGGTCTATCCTCTTGAATGAAGGAATGAATGCTTAGTTTCCGCacaatttataataatacaaGGATAGATGTTACAATAGTTGTAACGAAGAAGCCCAAAGAAATCACCTTATATCGGAGGGGCCCCCTCATATGCCCGTGCCGTTAATCTTAACAATCACGCAATGcttcttttaaaagaaactctgacacattttctttaaagttCAGATAACTATATGAATTTGTTATCGATCCAGGGGGAGAGTTCCAGATTTCTGGACCTTGGTAtagaattgtaaattgtcCGATATTAGTGCGACAAAAATGtggccaataattattggctaTCCTAGTATCCGAATTGTACTTGTGCAAGGACAATAGTAATGATGTTAGTGTTAATTCACTATGACAATAACGCcaacatttgttttgaaatgaattcacaATTGACTACACCGTTCTACAATTGTACACTGTATTTCACCATTGGTGTTCCATTTCTGAATTGTAATAATCACTCACAGTTTACTTTTTGAATACACCATTGCACATATAAGAACGCTTAACCAATTGtatttatataataagctCAGTTATCCActcattctaattggttctcacTCATGATATAttggaggacagacgcatagacgACGatagcgctcgattcaagtttgacagttgcgtgattctttgaaccaatcgcaattctttgctaagcatataaatttgaaataaaagaagctttttttccgtatatttgcccccgcagggatttcgccaagaggcgaaatcccgaggaggcaccctagtagctcgcacgtatattaaggacagtacttacagttcaaatatgcagtcagtatactagaaaaaatctcgatttgctcgaacaggggccgcgaggaatcggtaggtaatgatgacgtttctattgtttgcgcccgcaagtacgaaatggttaggatgacgtaaatcgagaaaatcccaaagggagtttctgcatgagagtttgtgtattgtgacatcacaataaacagataaatttggtttgtcatacgcaaatcatcaacggggtagacagactcgatccaacagatcacaaatatctcaaggtgaagcgtgtcaaattcaacgaaaaaagcacggatcctgaaactatgaagccgcaaccgcgtttaatgtgttacttatatcacaatttatttttttcgttatcaatcctgttaagtcaatctaagcaatctaagctttactttcccgtgtattaaaactatttagttcaatgtcaacattcgcatgcgttatttgatgctcacgtccacccaacagcgaacgtgacataagcgacactcagtcacgctacgctaatcgaaagtcgtacacaactttgaattgccgccgcgcctttcaaatttgacgcgtaacagacaacgacaagaaagaaagctttacaaatgtcgaaataattccattatcagcattacgatgtttaatgcttcgtccgttggtcttcgttattcgctcgtttttatttgtttcagtttctctatttcgattgaactcgacacgaagaggaaccgttacatttgtggtagtatttgtttgatggtccagatgatagatatcggatccctgttaatgcctatatttccaggcctggtctatttctagattaaccgctgatattcatcaggtttcttcaacccattagtggagattttgtttcaagatccattagagttttgaaaactaataaggcggttggccttgataaaattggtgcgcgtctcttgaaagattcagtggacgttattactccttctttaacaaatttagagataattgtgaacttcaataaaatgcttgaaacgttaatttttcaacggtcttatgcacagtatttatattaaatacacatcccataaacaggttatcaaaagcgggggcagctctagtcaacactatttctagtttagttctttattatcatgataaaaaaaatagattccatattgccgtgcgtctgttcagtattagatcacagaggacgtcaatatgtggtaagaacatcagtgacacactccgACACACCTCGCATGCCATTTTGgtgtcatctgtgatctattactgaacggacgcacggcaacatggaagctatttgttaaatatatttacgCTGTATCGCTTCTTCACTATTTATTGCATTTTACAAATCACCACTGTACCATGTGTGTTTAGACTGTTCCATTTCATTGCtatgttttgtatttttggtGGTGACGGCGGCCCATAGTCTGAGGTCATTATCTAATTGCACATATGTCCAGAATGCCCCGCCCCCCCATAGTTTTGTACTAGTGCCATGAGGTGTGCtttacagtgcgacgcgccttaccgtggccacccaacaaacattttttacaagttagccaatcaaggtacgcgaatttaattgacagacACGCCTCCACAAAAAGTTTCATCACGCAACtaccaaatgaaaacttgtcgATTTTAACTGATAAAGTGGAGGCAAAAGCTCAACAGCTTTACAAGATATgaaagattgcttttgttgttatagtaGCACAATTGCGGAAATAGTTGTTTGAATTAGCTGCTGATATCAACGAAATACCCTCGGCTATGGCAATTTTCGGTCTCTTCTATCGCTAACCTTTGACATCTCCGcaagaattcctttatttagtgaaaacaatattcacacgtatttaaatgttgtgagtaaggtcagatgaagcacgagtaaattttccttcatttcatccctctttctatCCAGTGGTTTAATCTCCTGACCGCCAGCAATTGAACGCTCCGCAGTGTTGCAGGCAGCTGTTGTTGTCGGTAAAATGTTCGGCGGCAATGACTGATTTCATGGCGCCGtttggaaagaagaagaagcatcGCTATAACTATTGAACCTCTGAGAAAGTTCCTGTGGCCATAGCGATATTATTCTGCTCTCTTGGTCGATCATCCCCTTGATTTCGCTTTCCAAGACGTGTTTCTctgccaacaacaatttttccggGGACGGGAAGAAAGCATCGATATCGCCCGGGCGAAGGTGTTTTAACGAACTCAGCGTAACAAATCCACGGCTTTCGAATACTCTGCTACATTTTTCCAGGCCCAAACCTCCGGGAAGGCTTTTTAGCCATGTGTAAGCTTCACttatgttgtttacaataGTTCGACTAAATCGTTTGGCTTTGGCGGTTGCGACCTTTTCAAGGAGGCGTGTCCGTCAATTAAATTCgtgtaccttgattggctaacttcttacttgtaaaaatgtttcttgggtggccacggtaaggcgcgtcgcactgtaaaGGTTAGTCCAGTTTGAGTTTTTGCTGTCAAAGTTCTAACAACTGTGGTAGCAAGGATCTGTGCGTTGccattttttcttgcatttctGACATTTCTATCTTGGAATCGCTAGTTTCAACTTTCTCCTGCTCCGCTAAAAAAGACGATAAACTAGAAGTGGTGAGAGATTAGGAAATGCGTTCGCAATTCATGTGATTTTGATCGCAACTTTGGCTGCTGGAAGTGTTGAAAAGCGCTTATAACATCAGTTCATTTTCGGTGGTATTGTGTTCTATACAGTGAAACCTCTATTAAGCAGACACCTTCGGGACCTTCCCAATGGTCCGCTCAATTAAGGGTgtccgcttaatagaggtttgCAAAAGTTGCGCAACGTTTGTTAACGATTAACAATCCATGGCTACTCTGTACTTTGATAAATTTCCATAAATTTAAATGAACACTTCAAACCAACGAAGACATTCCAATACACGTTTTTTCGAACGTGTCACCCACTGGAAGCAAAGAAAGGCTTTGTAAAAGGCGAAGCTCCAAGACTCCTTAGTGCAAATTAAACTcttcaatcaaaacatttgaaaaaacattaccacatttaaaaaataccTTATGGAGAGGGGCTATCCACAAAATTATGTTGACAACACGCTCtcataaatgaaatttcaacaaAGGACACAAGCCCTCCTCAAAcgaaacaagacaaaaaaacgaATCTTGCCCTTCATAACATTATACCACCCAACAGTTCCAAATCTCAAAGAAATCTCAACGATGAAGTGGTACCTAATAACAGCAACAACGATTGTTTTATCAAATCTTTAAGGAACCGCCCATAAAATCATACAGAAGGCAGCGCTCACttgaaaacacttgaaaacCAAACCACGTATTCCGGAGTCACGTGGGCCTGTCCGCACATATTAACACATTTAATAAGTTTTCATGTGAGtggctaaagaaaaaattggccaaagaAGGATTTGATTGCGGATGTAGCTGTGCTGTACTTTGTGCAAGACTTTTAGGTGAACTTTGATTGGGGATAAAAATCAACCGGCCAGGTAAGGGTCTTATTGACAGTTATTACAGTTTATTGACAGCTAAATGTACTGAtttgttgtggtctggcatcactcattctgttctgggggcacctgtgaattctacttgttacataaaaaaagattgtgaactgcgccataaagcagtctggcaaagtcccccacaaagtgttgtaaagcgcatttgaatcaTATCCACATGGAAAATGCGCCATAAAAATGCATTaccattattgttattatttgtctTTACTAATCGACTACACTATTTCAATGACGTAATCCAATATTACCATATTGTCGATCCAGTTCGGTGTCCGGTTAATAGAGGTTTTTAACAATTGAAATTAGCCCAATACAATTTATTTTAGTGTCCATCATCCGCTTAATAGATATACAACTCCCATAccaagcctatgtcacggcctCTTTTACAGAtcgatctatttttagaatactttttcttttgtgaaagaaatacAATTCCGGCTAAGTGACGCAGTGGCGtcaaattagtttcttgtgattggtcatgacgttcccacgggagtctcattcatgggaaattcgatctaagaATGAATGTATTTATCATGTAGTGTTTGGGGTGTAACTTGGTACCGTATGTTGCACGCTTTCGTAATTAGCATATTGCGGCTTCATATATTGTGTTGATTACATTTATATTCATTCGCGTTTTACGCACCTCTCGGCGCCCTCAAAATCAAATACCCAAAGATTAAAGATCCTTTGgtttttcatattattttaaGTCACGATAATCATGCCTGGGACATTGTCGATTTAGCACAAGTTGGTTCCATAGCATTTGGATTCATTTTGTGCTGTCATTAATGGCTATTTAGCTACTTCAAGTATTTCTTGTGCAGTTATTGTCACTACCGTGACAATTTTGTAAATTCGGGAAATCACTATCGTGATTTAAAAAACTTCGGTTCCTTTCgtgggagcgttgcgtgacatcccgaaagaccgctgcgaaggagactaaggGCCTGTTTATATGGTCTCGGGTAGCCGAGACAACCCTCCTCGAGTTACCCTGGGCGAGATATTTTTCCACTCACctgtttaaaaaattacatCAGCCGTTTACATGAGGTGGGTGAGACAACTCGGGAGGGCGAGACAACTCGGGGAGGCGAGTTGTCTCGCCTCGGCAGGTAGGGTAACCCGGGTAGGCGAGACAACTTTTTCGTATGTAAACAGTTTGGCTCGCCCACCCGGGACGAGACAGTAGGGCCCGTGCTTTCTTTACTGCGCTTTCGTTTTGCCCTGCAGACAAATTCATTGCGTTTCAATGTGGCCTGAGCTGTCAAGAATTCCTGCCGGGTTTTCAAGTGCAAGAGCAGCGCCATAAAAATATGAACAGCCATCGACAACACTACACTTAAACTAGAAAGTAGAAACACTATATTTGTAGTTAGTCTTTTCCTGTGGTCCACCATTTTGTTGAAACTTTAGCGCAGCTTAATAGCCCTCAGGAAGAACAGCAAAAATTTGGCGGCCGATGTATGTTACCCGCGTTcgctttcaaatgaaacacTTTTTAGCGCCAAAATCGTCACTACAGCCAACGGGCACAATCGATTTAAAAACCCGGCCTTTTATTCAAAGTGCAAATTACTGTTCAGTTAAGATGTATTGGTCCATTTTCTGAATGTGAAAACGCAGCTATACTTACTAAAGGACGAACTACAAAGAAATAAGGGCAAATGACGATGTTTATTTCGTCTTAAAATGTGTGCATAATTAAGTAGGGTCAACTGCATCTCGGTCACGCaattctcatataaacgcttggtaaagtaataatttttctaGGAGCACACTGCTGGTAAATATCGAGGGAACCTTTGTTGATCTGTACTTCGCGAATTTCAACAGATGTCTTCGTGCTGCGGATCAACAGATTAACAAAGACGATACTCTAGTGTCCTATGATGTTTCGTTGTTGTGTTTTCActtgttaaatatttatttttaattcaagcatttctttattttccacACGAACACGTTTTACCAATGTTGCTATTTTCTTAAGCTGTTCTATGTTCCTTTCTCGGAATTTCGTCCTTCTTGATGATTCATTGACTTCCGCTTGTCACGGAACTATTGTGTGACTTCTGTGGTGACCTCACGATACTGCTAAAATAAGATTGGCCGAGAGGTGACCGCAAAATTCCTGGGCGTAGTGTTTCAGCAATTTCGTCATTGTGATATAAAGTGCTGCAACTCAACGTGGTTCTTCAATTCGCTTGAGTTGTTCGAAGCACACAAAAGAACTGTAGAAGGATTGCGTTTCCAATGCTCTCTGGTTATAAaaggaacttttgaagacTCGTGTTTTCTGAGGTAGGATTACCGTTGTATTGTACAgtgagcttaagcatgcaacgttttcgAGCCACCAGGGCAAGCGGACTAAGTGTGcagttttcctatttaacttgtcttcacaccaccacatttatattgctCAGTCTCTTTTCAGTAAGAGAGACCactagtttgaaaatctgggaaagaccactgtcctggcgtgcgaaatgttcacttccgctTGCCGTCCGTGCCTCAAAAACGTTGCGTGCTTAAGCTCGGTTTAGTCTCTCTGCAAACCAGGCTCTAGCTTCGAAAGgaataaaatcattttctttgtttctaacgcagaaaaaaaaaacggaagtTATTCTCTTAACCTAGGTTTTCTCCCTTTGTTGAGCACAATTGACAGTTTCAATTTGTTCATTTGCCCTCAAATAGCTTATTTTGGAAGGTCATCAACTCTTATCCAGTGCCTCAATGGATTATTAGAATGCGATGAGACATCGCACGGCTAACTAACTGAGCCATAGGTAATCATCGTTTCCTATCAGTCACGTCGTATTATATTCCATTTGGAACTCTTTTCACATTACACGATAAATGATTTTCAATATAAGATGATGGCTTCCGGTTGGTTGAGAAGGCGTTTCAGTTTTGATGGCAAAATTGCAGATTACGTGACCTCCCAAAAATTGCATTGAATCTCGTTTCTCGTGACTTAGGGAAAACATAGCGGAAGTTTATTTACGAATCACTAAAGCctcatttacactagcaagttttccttgacaagttttccatGGCACGTTTTACTTGgcagtgtaaatggaaaaatatgacaagtttttccttgataaATGTCCTTGTTTATAAAATTAGCATgctagtttttgaacaagggcacttgtcaaggaaataCTTGCCAAGGACAATATTTGCTACAGTAAATTACTTGTCAAgtgcacttgtcaaggaaaacttgttatattttccatttacactaccaaggaaaacttgtcaaggaaaaacttgtcaaggagaaCTTGTTAGTGTAAATGAGGCTTAAACATTGATGAGGCCAGCGAGACAAATTGTGAAGTATTAagggttttgtttttcaaaaaaattgtggTGCTGCGAATCTCGCCTTGTGGAGTCTTGTGCCGCGTCGACTGAATTATTTATTGAACCGACTCAAGACTCGTCACTGATTTGGCAAACTGTTAGAGAGCTAGGTGACGAAGTTTCGTTCGGTTTGCGAGACATACCGTTAATAGCTGCGTTTACACACACAATGGTAAATGCCATCTCCCACGGTAAATCATCCCGCAGTGCCTCACACTTGGGTCCTTAGTAAACCGTGTTAACCAGTGGTCACACAATACGTAGGTTACCGAGGTAAAACGAAATGTCACGTAAGTCAT is a window of Acropora palmata chromosome 4, jaAcrPala1.3, whole genome shotgun sequence DNA encoding:
- the LOC141879234 gene encoding uncharacterized protein LOC141879234 isoform X1, which gives rise to MEENKTSTGLAFSGGGIRSAALCSGVLRRLLHRDVHVDYVSCVSGGNYTAAAYLDWKYRNDKTNDHAWHQKFFEHMRKRVGYLCDWQRHGGLQGVLDTIIMVALLLTVNLVIPCVMYSAGAFTVAVITDIMLGKILRQGFECEGRNATTSARGRRCIASCVQFDMTDPKVRGQSILFASLAIIFCICYVAKKVFFTHKIHTFFRLGQIISAFTLAFTFIPWLIHQFSDVLPRWLKIFVLVLSIFFWLGFPPLRKKTSCAIVSYFYAFVITWRVYQCRTFFLPEYTEELFYELLLISSFLIWMSPYLGIFKSLSTFIYYKWRLQKAFFTEKSVGSHGCGGISCKDFFPIFWCFPCCRTEHDPNIHPLNMSDLQDVTPQYVSNVAVDYWRLNSSSQSAPPFAVMSMSPHEIQRIDQPGHAVDLSLSPEANQRIDQSGHAVNLALSSDEDQLIDQPGHTGNLSPLPNPTSPIDCQPENKLYLSPSNVSQVDAMVTSTAVMAISPEQDEPYRDLQIMLGLILRKGFKPIPHQESSSCWQSLSWLLALLIQSIAAFPVMFIALVALVDWDIKSEEFYVWVVTVVFSLFFLGIAVIPTGSDPAPCYDPFVRWCHVHLYQVRFLREVLKVENIGPNPPAILSLSDGARLEKYGLLYLLKKRLKKILIVDGSFIAQEADYSEDILKSMNQARELLHCEFLSFDGRDVKEHLRKEYLEAPREHGKRRHFRFLVQYFNKEHDGSYSMASAGEVMIIAPRHPSMGVAPPDGMGTTWADYGENLDPNVWGPGPFLSAEEVDRLTFCCCECCHTSFGCVSQISKMLCLGFPSTSTLNQFFTPSLFTAYHREGYRACAESNAEEFLYVHDQAGGQANNIV
- the LOC141879234 gene encoding uncharacterized protein LOC141879234 isoform X2, whose translation is MEENKTSTGLAFSGGGIRSAALCSGVLRRLLHRDVHVDYVSCVSGGNYTAAAYLDWKYRNDKTNDHAWHQKFFEHMRKRVGYLCDWQRHGGLQGVLDTIIMVALLLTVNLVIPCVMYSAGAFTVAVITDIMLGKILRQGFECEGRNATTSARGRRCIASCVQFDMTDPKVRGQSILFASLAIIFCICYVAKKVFFTHKIHTFFRLGQIISAFTLAFTFIPWLIHQFSDVLPRWLKIFVLVLSIFFWLGFPPLRKKTSCAIVSYFYAFVITWRVYQCRTFFLPEYTEELFYELLLISSFLIWMSPYLGIFKSLSTFIYYKWRLQKAFFTEKSVGSHGCGGISCKDFFPIFWCFPCCRTEHDPNIHPLNMSDLQDVTPQYVSNVAVDYWRLNSSSQSAPPFAVMSMSPHEIQRIDQPGHAVDLSLSPEANQRIDQSGHAVNLALSSDEDQLIDQPGHTGNLSPLPNPTSPIDCQPENKLYLSPSNVSQVDAMVTSTAVMAISPEQDEPYRDLQIMLGLILRKGFKPIPHQESSSCWQSLSWLLALLIQSIAAFPVMFIALVALVDWDIKSEEFYVWVVTVVFSLFFLGIAVIPTGSDPAPCYDPFVRHDRYHRYNDMETRLLGCSCCCCARSVLAHRPKPEEMVPCPLVPGSIFTRGSQSRKYWSQSSGDIISERWSSPGEVWFTLSAKETIKKDPHRRWKLHCTGSRLF